The Megalops cyprinoides isolate fMegCyp1 chromosome 22, fMegCyp1.pri, whole genome shotgun sequence genome contains a region encoding:
- the LOC118769979 gene encoding major histocompatibility complex class I-related gene protein-like has protein sequence MILFHVLALMSFVRIVCTGGSHSLWFFITITSGPSPFPELVIVEMVDDFPVGYYDNSAKRMIAWKNWQKEETDVQYAEIRQKAIILVTNRMKKRLELMREHYNHSDGLFTYQRIVGCELDADDTERFKRIDAYNGNDIFEFNSDTRDWHTFNPDIEEKFSVLESQIDLLSQAFYQPWCISTLKSHLHQLNSLLNRKVHPRVRVIHKEDRDSGGMEVICLATGFYPRHISLTLQRNSQPVPDQELTRGEPLPNGDGTYQLRRSLSVSAEELRERHLYTCTVTHSSVHNKLDVSGEFQSSRNKLVQYGVSFGLLTALVLTIFGLCIRNKRHSGLSQMCSTQQ, from the exons GAGGATCTCACTCACTGTGGTTCTTTATCACAATAACATCAGGACCATCACCATTTCCAGAGTTGGTCATCGTAGAGATGGTGGATGATTTTCCAGTGGGTTACTATGACAATTCAGCAAAAAGGATGATTGCATGGAAAAACTGGCAGAAAGAGGAGACCGATGTGCAATATGCAGAGATTAGGCAAAAGGCAATCATTCTTGTCActaacagaatgaaaaaaagacttgaaCTGATGAGAGAGCACTATAATCACAGTGATG GTCTCTTTACATATCAGAGAATAGTCGGATGTGAGCTGGATGCAGATGACACAGAAAGGTTTAAAAGGATAGACGCTTACAATGGAAACGACATATTTGAATTTAACAGTGATACCAGGGACTGGCACACTTTCAATCCAGACATAGAGGAAAAATTCAGCGTCTTGGAATCACAGATTGATCTTTTGTCCCAAGCTTTTTACCAACCTTGGTGCATATCGACGCTGAAAAGCCATCTGCACCAGCTGAATAGTTTACTGAACCGAAAGG TGCATCCTAGAGTCAGAGTGATCCATAAAGAGGACAGAGACTCTGGGGGGATGGAGGTGATCTGCCTGGCGACCGGCTTCTACCCTCGACACATCAGCCTAACCCTGCAGAGGAACAGCCAGCCTGTCCCAGACCAGGAGCTGACCAGGGGGGAACCCCTGCCCAACGGAGACGGGACGTACCAGCTGAGGAGAAGCCtgagtgtcagtgctgaggagctgagagagagacacctcTACACCtgtactgtcacacacagcagtgtgcaCAACAAACTGGATGTGAgcgggg AGTTCCAGTCGAGTCGGAACAAGCTGGTCCAGTATGGAGTATCATTTGGGCTTCTGACTGCGCTTGTACTCACCATATTTGGCCTCTGCATCCGGAACAAAAGACATTCTGGTCTGTCTCAGatgtgcagcacacagcagtag